A region from the Zea mays cultivar B73 unplaced genomic scaffold, Zm-B73-REFERENCE-NAM-5.0 scaffold_23, whole genome shotgun sequence genome encodes:
- the LOC118474231 gene encoding NAD(P)H-quinone oxidoreductase subunit 2 A, chloroplastic yields MILGNLLAITQTSMKRMLAYSSIGQIGYVIIGIIVGDSNDGYASMITYMLFYISMNLGTFACIVLFGLRTGTDNIRDYAGLYTKDPFLALSLALCLLSLGGLPPLAGFFGKLYLFWCGWQAGLYFLVSIGLLTSVLSIYYYLKIIKLLMTGRNQEITPYVRNYRRSPLRSNNSIELSMTVCVIASTIPGISMNPILAIAQDTLF; encoded by the coding sequence ATGATATTGGGGAATCTCCTTGCTATTACTCAAACAAGCATGAAACGTATGCTTGCATATTCGTCCATAGGGCAAATCGGATATGTAATTATTGGAATAATTGTTGGAGACTCAAATGATGGATATGCAAGCATGATAACTTATATGCTGTTCTATATCTCCATGAATCTAGGAACTTTTGCTTGCATTGTATTATTTGGTCTACGTACCGGAACTGATAACATTCGAGATTATGCAGGATTATACACGAAAGATCCTTTTTTGGCTCTCTCTTTAGCCCTATGTCTCTTATCCCTAGGAGGCCTTCCTCCACTAGCAGGTTTCTTCGGAAAACTCTATCTATTCTGGTGTGGATGGCAAGCAGGCCTATATTTCTTGGTTTCAATAGGACTCCTTACGAGCGTTCTTTCTATCTACTATTATCTAAAAATAATCAAGTTATTAATGACTGGACGAAACCAAGAAATAACCCCTTATGTGCGAAATTATAGAAGATCCCCTTTAAGATCAAACAATTCCATCGAATTGAGTATGACTGTATGTGTGATAGCATCTACTATACCAGGAATATCAATGAACcccattcttgcaattgctcaggATACCCTCTTTTAG